In Kordia antarctica, the following proteins share a genomic window:
- a CDS encoding NAD(P)/FAD-dependent oxidoreductase, which produces MKKEVIIIGNGIAGVTLAVLLQRKNIPFVLLYREEEKLPFALGETLPPSAMSLLNELELLSLFEENAYRKTYGYHSMWGSSRVTDMNFYHQNPYKNGLKINKHQTLEKLRETIKDNMVSYRKGFEIIHEEHGNTVVLAKNEGVKIIQGKILIDATGRNRAVLQKLKIESVIHDELVAVSCHIPKIKHPKLTHEVYVESFKDGWGIVSALSETENICTIFTNKGNEILAKLKDISQWKSTLAETVYLKDFLTENTEAKIKGGNANSSVANQLAGTNWLALGDAAMSFDPLSSHGITNAMYTSAKALEAIEKKLNFADVEAFPEYDSTMKIIFQQYLQSKNRLYQQEIRWKDVEFWERFF; this is translated from the coding sequence GTGAAAAAAGAAGTAATCATTATTGGAAATGGCATTGCAGGCGTAACGCTTGCAGTGCTTTTACAACGTAAAAATATTCCGTTTGTTTTATTATATCGGGAAGAAGAAAAACTGCCTTTTGCGTTGGGCGAAACGCTTCCGCCATCAGCAATGTCTTTATTGAATGAATTGGAATTATTGTCTTTGTTTGAAGAAAATGCGTATCGAAAAACCTACGGATATCATTCTATGTGGGGAAGTTCGCGAGTGACAGATATGAACTTTTATCATCAAAATCCGTATAAAAATGGTTTGAAAATTAATAAGCATCAAACCTTAGAAAAATTACGTGAAACTATAAAAGATAACATGGTTTCCTATCGTAAAGGTTTTGAAATCATTCATGAGGAACACGGAAATACGGTGGTTTTGGCAAAAAATGAAGGTGTTAAAATTATTCAAGGAAAAATTCTAATTGATGCCACAGGAAGAAACAGAGCAGTTTTGCAAAAGTTGAAAATTGAAAGTGTAATTCATGACGAATTGGTTGCAGTAAGTTGTCATATTCCAAAAATAAAACATCCAAAACTCACGCATGAAGTCTATGTAGAAAGTTTTAAAGATGGTTGGGGAATTGTTTCTGCGTTGAGCGAAACTGAAAATATTTGCACGATTTTCACCAATAAAGGAAATGAAATTTTAGCCAAACTTAAAGATATTTCGCAATGGAAATCAACATTGGCTGAAACGGTTTATTTAAAAGATTTCTTAACAGAAAACACAGAAGCTAAAATAAAAGGTGGAAATGCAAATTCCTCTGTAGCAAATCAACTTGCAGGTACTAATTGGCTTGCACTTGGCGATGCCGCAATGTCTTTTGATCCATTATCTTCCCACGGAATTACCAATGCAATGTACACTTCGGCGAAAGCCTTAGAAGCGATTGAGAAGAAATTAAATTTTGCAGATGTAGAAGCATTTCCCGAATATGATTCCACTATGAAAATTATCTTTCAACAGTATTTACAATCTAAAAATCGGTTGTATCAACAGGAGATTCGTTGGAAAGATGTGGAGTTTTGGGAGCGGTTTTTTTAA
- a CDS encoding methyltransferase, which produces MNVTIEPNKPTPVVPEKEIALYYRGIDIKQTIKVLEAGKYVLVTEFYSNGLELLKEIHSYLQKKLPNKTFLEQRKYRDTYHKLSNLILLEIVDHKLEVKKSPEIGWLEKLYPENEHFFLSFSQIQGLNSAWQWYKKGIVIPVLRNKLHPYYGVYFPTRFEHLELFDNWLKRYKGDKKTAIDVGIGSGILAFQLVKHGFQKVFGTDTNPNAIIGLKEFMGETKLSRKIELDFGHLFGKWTKPSELIVFNPPWLPITQEMNRLDEAIYYPKTLFPDFFKEAKKRLLPDGKLVVLFSNLGQLINSKNEHPIEIELAEGGRFQLERCFKKSVKAASKNTKRDQHWRSEEAVELWVLTHL; this is translated from the coding sequence ATGAATGTTACAATCGAGCCAAATAAACCAACACCAGTTGTTCCTGAAAAAGAAATAGCGTTGTATTATCGTGGAATTGATATAAAACAGACGATTAAAGTTTTGGAAGCTGGAAAGTATGTTTTGGTAACTGAATTCTATTCAAACGGACTCGAATTATTGAAAGAAATCCATTCATATCTACAAAAAAAATTACCGAACAAAACGTTTTTAGAACAACGAAAGTATAGAGATACCTATCATAAACTTTCAAACTTAATTTTACTAGAAATTGTAGATCATAAGTTGGAAGTTAAAAAGTCGCCCGAAATTGGTTGGTTGGAAAAGTTATATCCAGAAAATGAACATTTCTTTTTATCATTTTCACAAATTCAAGGATTGAATAGTGCTTGGCAATGGTACAAAAAAGGAATTGTAATTCCTGTATTGCGAAACAAATTACATCCGTATTATGGCGTATATTTTCCAACGCGATTTGAACATTTAGAACTTTTTGACAATTGGTTGAAACGTTACAAAGGCGACAAAAAAACCGCAATTGATGTTGGAATTGGAAGCGGAATTCTTGCATTTCAACTCGTAAAACATGGTTTTCAAAAAGTATTTGGAACGGACACGAATCCGAATGCGATTATTGGTTTGAAAGAATTTATGGGAGAAACCAAACTTTCTCGAAAAATTGAACTTGATTTTGGACATCTTTTTGGAAAATGGACTAAACCGTCAGAACTCATTGTGTTCAATCCGCCGTGGTTGCCAATAACACAGGAAATGAATCGACTTGATGAAGCCATCTATTATCCTAAAACCTTGTTTCCAGATTTCTTTAAAGAAGCAAAAAAAAGACTCTTGCCTGATGGAAAATTAGTAGTGCTATTTTCAAATTTAGGACAGCTTATAAATTCAAAAAATGAACATCCAATAGAAATAGAACTTGCCGAAGGTGGACGATTTCAATTGGAACGCTGTTTCAAAAAATCTGTCAAAGCAGCTTCAAAAAACACAAAACGCGATCAACATTGGCGTTCTGAAGAAGCTGTTGAACTTTGGGTTTTGACACATCTATAA
- a CDS encoding LodA/GoxA family CTQ-dependent oxidase, whose amino-acid sequence MANTTPKFRIYPSIGIARLGNGPAEKDQVIFSPEIPWENLYKTDQEYLTKDGRLKKQAQRFYIYECDDNGNPTKQINTSDFDIEWSVEVANKKPFWYDFNNSLDLSVMADNQNLSPNFVKDKLAPGINAERRNPNVLNQGLRVEDGYDYRKDLVNHPGIVSVDEASKRKEIKGEFPSSRMSKSNFSMLAKRMNVDSKQVNLGTVEYDDDGTLIFYGADGISAALNPSDLNTDFADNSNWYDDICDGRVTASIRKKSSGEKYELNDATSAAWVASAPPDYAPQIQPLSTMFDLITGAANEHHASELATVFPMMYRLYRMQWVNLGDFLAPSFKETIDELIAADKFKYMYTKEPKAEADAVREKIFNMFRDPAYNMANEPIIPSKNTTDLVNRGSGTDELKLPYYPGDAIDYPGSPAQWFAIPPMIYDQLKKWRDGDFFTPESFNFKNIDEMGEFYQEQFLVSAKDEARKPLLMTRAVLETLYGGGFHPGVELTWPMRHDEMYSENSETFKYIVDNQKYRIGAYGLREVRLNLATKEEQEDIFYNDFGFSMNAEDVRKSMDGRSKESWLWKATPGDLTKWMGIPWQSDAGSCQAVYVEKQYPIPSWWAANLPVHVLPMDSYKKLLDPTILDDTKRNIYANRMDWLHTASTGFIGYHAEGGYMNGLINMVYQWKDIGVVTGRKLDLDIDGIPNIVYVAYDAKDN is encoded by the coding sequence ATGGCAAACACAACTCCAAAATTTAGAATCTATCCATCTATCGGAATTGCGCGACTCGGAAATGGTCCTGCAGAAAAAGATCAAGTGATATTCAGTCCCGAAATTCCTTGGGAAAACCTGTATAAAACAGATCAAGAATATTTAACGAAAGATGGACGTTTAAAAAAGCAAGCACAACGTTTTTACATTTATGAATGTGACGACAACGGAAATCCAACAAAACAAATAAATACGTCTGATTTTGACATAGAATGGTCAGTAGAAGTTGCGAATAAGAAACCGTTTTGGTATGATTTCAATAATAGTTTAGACTTATCTGTCATGGCAGACAATCAAAACTTATCGCCAAATTTCGTGAAAGATAAACTCGCGCCAGGCATTAATGCAGAACGCAGAAATCCAAACGTATTAAATCAAGGATTACGCGTGGAAGATGGTTATGATTATCGAAAAGATTTGGTAAATCATCCCGGAATTGTAAGTGTAGATGAAGCTTCCAAACGAAAAGAAATTAAAGGAGAATTTCCTTCTTCTAGAATGTCTAAAAGTAATTTTAGTATGTTGGCAAAACGCATGAATGTCGATTCGAAACAAGTCAATTTAGGAACGGTGGAATACGATGATGACGGAACACTTATATTTTACGGAGCAGACGGAATTTCTGCTGCGTTGAATCCTTCAGACTTAAATACAGATTTTGCTGACAACTCCAATTGGTATGATGATATTTGTGACGGAAGAGTTACGGCTAGCATCCGCAAAAAATCTTCTGGAGAAAAATATGAATTAAATGACGCAACTTCTGCGGCTTGGGTTGCTTCAGCTCCGCCAGATTATGCGCCACAAATTCAGCCACTTTCAACGATGTTCGATTTAATTACTGGAGCGGCAAACGAACATCATGCTTCAGAATTGGCAACCGTTTTTCCAATGATGTATCGTTTATACAGAATGCAATGGGTGAATTTGGGTGATTTCTTAGCACCATCTTTTAAAGAAACTATTGACGAATTAATTGCGGCGGACAAGTTCAAATACATGTACACAAAAGAACCAAAAGCAGAAGCAGATGCAGTTCGGGAGAAAATTTTCAACATGTTTCGTGATCCAGCATATAATATGGCGAACGAACCAATTATTCCGAGTAAAAACACTACGGATTTAGTGAATCGCGGAAGCGGAACAGACGAATTAAAATTACCATATTATCCAGGTGATGCGATTGATTATCCAGGAAGTCCAGCACAATGGTTTGCGATTCCACCGATGATTTACGATCAATTAAAAAAATGGCGTGATGGTGATTTTTTCACACCAGAAAGTTTCAACTTTAAAAACATTGATGAAATGGGCGAGTTTTATCAGGAACAATTTTTAGTTTCTGCGAAAGATGAAGCTCGGAAACCATTATTGATGACGCGTGCTGTGTTAGAAACTTTATACGGCGGTGGATTTCATCCAGGTGTAGAATTGACTTGGCCAATGCGACATGATGAAATGTATTCAGAAAACTCAGAAACCTTTAAATATATTGTAGACAATCAAAAATATAGAATTGGCGCGTACGGATTACGAGAAGTTCGATTGAATTTAGCAACAAAAGAAGAACAAGAAGATATCTTTTATAATGATTTCGGATTTTCCATGAATGCAGAAGATGTTCGAAAATCAATGGACGGACGAAGTAAAGAAAGTTGGTTATGGAAAGCTACGCCGGGCGATTTAACGAAATGGATGGGAATTCCGTGGCAATCAGATGCAGGAAGTTGCCAAGCAGTTTATGTGGAAAAACAATATCCAATTCCGTCGTGGTGGGCAGCAAATTTACCTGTACATGTGTTGCCTATGGATAGTTATAAAAAATTGTTAGATCCAACAATTTTAGACGATACAAAACGAAATATTTACGCCAACCGAATGGATTGGTTACACACTGCAAGTACTGGATTTATTGGCTATCATGCAGAAGGTGGTTATATGAATGGATTGATAAATATGGTGTATCAATGGAAAGATATTGGCGTTGTCACGGGAAGAAAATTAGATTTGGATATTGATGGAATTCCAAATATCGTTTATGTGGCGTATGATGCGAAGGATAATTAG